In a single window of the Prochlorococcus marinus XMU1408 genome:
- the rnc gene encoding ribonuclease III, with protein MEISNQRVEEIINFIKNLNLDKKYQKEFTHEKIKNLSYINESLTHSSANNKFNYENLEFLGDAVLRLIASDFIKNQYPHMQVGERSELRSHLVSDKWLEQVGEKINIKSVLIIGPKALRDKSASATIQAEATEALIGALYESIKILDPIKNWLNPFWVDKSKKVLADPHKQNYKSALQEWTQAKGLSIPTYKTIEINKKHNNPKRFFCTVYIQNISIAEGWGKSMKQAEKEAANEALTAVEKNVLKL; from the coding sequence ATGGAAATTTCAAATCAAAGAGTAGAAGAAATAATCAATTTTATCAAAAATTTAAATTTAGATAAAAAGTATCAAAAAGAATTTACTCATGAAAAAATCAAAAATCTTTCATACATTAATGAATCACTTACTCATAGTTCAGCAAATAATAAATTTAATTATGAAAATCTTGAATTTCTTGGTGATGCCGTCTTAAGACTCATTGCATCAGACTTCATAAAAAATCAATATCCTCATATGCAAGTTGGAGAAAGATCTGAACTTAGATCTCATCTTGTGAGTGACAAATGGCTAGAGCAGGTTGGGGAAAAAATAAATATTAAAAGCGTATTAATTATTGGCCCAAAAGCTCTTAGAGATAAATCAGCAAGCGCAACTATTCAAGCAGAAGCAACTGAGGCATTAATAGGAGCGTTATATGAAAGTATCAAAATTTTAGATCCTATTAAAAATTGGCTTAATCCATTCTGGGTAGATAAAAGTAAAAAAGTTTTAGCTGATCCTCACAAGCAAAACTACAAATCAGCCCTTCAGGAATGGACTCAAGCGAAAGGATTATCAATTCCCACTTACAAAACAATTGAAATCAATAAAAAGCACAATAATCCTAAGAGATTCTTTTGCACTGTTTACATTCAAAACATTTCAATAGCTGAAGGTTGGGGAAAGTCGATGAAACAAGCAGAGAAAGAAGCAGCTAATGAAGCATTAACTGCTGTAGAAAAGAATGTACTCAAGCTATAG
- a CDS encoding NAD(P)H dehydrogenase subunit NdhS: MTDLKEPILPGTTVTVNNQESIYNGYVGFVQRISGDKAAVLFEGGNWDKLLTLPLKDLLKS, from the coding sequence ATGACTGATTTAAAAGAACCGATTCTCCCTGGTACAACAGTCACTGTTAACAATCAAGAGTCAATTTATAACGGTTATGTAGGATTTGTTCAAAGAATAAGTGGAGATAAAGCAGCAGTGCTTTTTGAAGGAGGCAATTGGGATAAGTTGCTCACCTTACCTTTGAAAGATCTTTTGAAAAGCTAA
- the rimM gene encoding ribosome maturation factor RimM (Essential for efficient processing of 16S rRNA), which produces MNEKDKWISIGEIVAPQGLKGDVRIKPSSDFPERFTKPGKRWIQKANELPIEIKLIKGTLIPGKAIYVISIEGVSSRSSAEEIIGWNLVVPVDSRPSLRNDEYHYFDLIGLEAREGPQKSLIGHVTDLIKGGNDLLEIELVEGKKVLVPFVKEIVPEIEIKEKWLLINPPPGLLEL; this is translated from the coding sequence ATGAACGAAAAAGATAAGTGGATTTCAATAGGTGAAATTGTTGCTCCCCAAGGTTTAAAAGGTGATGTTCGAATTAAACCTAGCAGCGACTTTCCAGAACGGTTTACCAAACCTGGAAAACGTTGGATTCAAAAAGCCAACGAATTGCCTATAGAAATCAAATTAATTAAAGGAACACTTATTCCCGGTAAAGCAATCTACGTAATTTCTATTGAAGGTGTATCAAGCAGGAGTTCAGCAGAAGAAATTATTGGTTGGAATTTAGTCGTCCCAGTTGATAGTAGACCATCTTTGAGAAATGATGAGTATCATTATTTCGATTTGATTGGTTTGGAAGCAAGAGAAGGGCCACAAAAGTCTTTAATTGGTCATGTCACTGACTTGATTAAAGGGGGTAATGACCTGCTAGAGATAGAGTTAGTAGAAGGTAAAAAAGTTTTGGTACCGTTTGTTAAAGAAATTGTGCCAGAAATAGAAATCAAAGAAAAATGGCTACTAATCAATCCACCTCCAGGTCTATTGGAACTTTAA
- a CDS encoding mannose-1-phosphate guanylyltransferase/mannose-6-phosphate isomerase — protein sequence MTDNPIIPVILSGGSGTRLWPLSRESYPKQFLALDSRTNKTLLQKTYERLIGIEGLQKPILICNEDHRFIVAEQFREIKTDPQSIILEPIGRNTAPAIAVAALKAISLGKDPLLLILAADHLIENIIEFKRVIQSAKTYAKQGRLVTFGIVPTCAETGYGYIEAKESTHEKDTINGLDIKNFIEKPNKAKAEELIKDARYTWNSGMFLFKASTIINELEKFAPEIINYCKISIEKNIVDLDFLRLEEESFKKCPKLSIDIAVMEKTKLGTVLPLNVGWSDIGSWKSLWDISQKNNDGNYINGRVVAEKSKNCYLKSEQRLIVGLGIENLIVVDTNDAILVANREHSQNIGNIIKSLDSSNFPEGKMHKKIFRPWGNYTTISEGSRWQVKLIEVKPNASLSLQMHHHRAEHWIIVNGTALIEKDGEKELLSENQSTFIPLGCKHRLSNPGLMKLELIEVQSGTYLDEDDIIRFEDSYGRIKN from the coding sequence ATGACTGATAACCCAATAATCCCAGTAATTCTTAGTGGTGGATCAGGAACAAGACTTTGGCCACTTTCAAGAGAAAGTTACCCAAAACAATTTTTAGCACTTGATTCAAGAACCAATAAAACTCTTTTGCAGAAAACATATGAAAGGCTTATTGGAATAGAGGGATTACAAAAGCCAATATTGATATGCAATGAAGATCACAGGTTTATAGTTGCAGAACAATTCAGAGAAATAAAAACAGATCCACAATCAATAATACTCGAACCCATTGGAAGAAATACTGCTCCAGCGATAGCAGTTGCAGCTCTTAAAGCAATTTCTTTAGGTAAAGATCCTTTACTATTAATTTTAGCGGCTGATCATTTAATAGAAAATATAATTGAATTTAAAAGAGTAATTCAATCCGCAAAAACTTATGCAAAACAGGGAAGATTAGTCACTTTTGGTATTGTGCCAACATGCGCAGAAACTGGTTACGGTTATATCGAAGCAAAAGAATCTACTCATGAAAAAGATACAATAAATGGTCTTGACATAAAAAATTTTATCGAGAAGCCAAATAAAGCTAAAGCTGAAGAATTAATCAAAGATGCACGTTATACATGGAATAGCGGTATGTTTCTTTTCAAAGCAAGTACTATAATCAATGAATTAGAGAAATTTGCACCAGAAATAATTAATTATTGCAAAATTTCTATTGAAAAAAATATAGTTGATCTTGATTTTCTACGATTAGAAGAAGAATCATTCAAAAAGTGTCCAAAGTTATCAATTGATATAGCTGTAATGGAAAAAACAAAATTAGGTACCGTTCTTCCTTTAAATGTTGGATGGAGCGATATTGGAAGTTGGAAATCATTATGGGATATTAGTCAAAAAAATAACGATGGAAATTATATAAATGGAAGAGTAGTAGCTGAAAAAAGTAAAAATTGTTATTTAAAAAGTGAACAGCGCTTAATAGTAGGTTTAGGGATAGAAAATCTAATAGTTGTAGATACAAATGATGCTATCTTAGTTGCAAATAGAGAACATTCTCAAAATATTGGAAATATCATTAAAAGTCTAGATTCATCTAATTTTCCAGAAGGTAAAATGCATAAAAAAATCTTTCGACCATGGGGGAATTACACTACAATTAGTGAAGGAAGTAGATGGCAAGTTAAGCTAATCGAAGTCAAGCCGAATGCTTCTCTTTCTTTACAAATGCATCATCATAGAGCAGAGCATTGGATTATAGTTAATGGAACTGCCTTAATTGAAAAGGATGGTGAAAAAGAACTTTTAAGTGAAAATCAAAGTACATTTATTCCCTTAGGTTGTAAGCACAGGTTAAGTAACCCAGGGTTAATGAAACTTGAACTTATAGAAGTACAAAGTGGTACTTATCTAGATGAAGATGATATCATTCGTTTTGAGGATTCTTATGGCAGAATAAAAAACTAA
- the glmS gene encoding glutamine--fructose-6-phosphate transaminase (isomerizing): protein MCGIFGVIGTREVSSILIDGLRKLEYRGYDSAGLATIQNSKNDQFGKLSVRKSKGKLINLSNSIKKKPIQGHLGIGHTRWATHGKPNEINAHPHVDFTGQIAAVQNGIIENHRDLSKSLQSKGIKFISETDTEIIPHLIGLEIENLLEKGQDANGQTLLKAVQKVLCLLEGIYAIAVIWSKAPDALVVARRQAPLVLGFGEGEFFCASDTPALVGFTRTFLPLKDHEIALLTPLGIELYDADGMRQHRAPSLLKGTELFADKRNFRHFMLKEIYEQPETAQLWIDRYLPMDLSSENSFPLPIDKSLVEKIEQIQILACGTSRHAGMVGAYLLEQFAGVPTKVYFASEFRYAPPPVSPNTLTIGISQSGETADTLAALRMEKERRNSFKDANFSFHQLGITNRLDSSLARELENVIDIGSGIEIGVAATKTFLGQMLSFYGLTLLFASNNHKRSSQEILALSNDLRLVPQQLTDLIKKHDALSKQIAHLFAETKDVIFLGRGINYPIALEGALKLKEISYIHAQGYPAGELKHGPIALLDQHVPVISIAVPGVVYEKVLSNSQEAKARDARLIGVAPCGPESEMFDELFSIPKVSEWVSPLLTVVPLQLFSYHIAAHKGLDVDQPRNLAKSVTVE, encoded by the coding sequence ATGTGTGGAATATTTGGCGTTATTGGAACAAGAGAAGTTTCCTCTATTCTTATTGATGGACTAAGAAAACTTGAATATAGAGGTTATGATTCGGCTGGATTAGCAACAATTCAAAATTCAAAGAACGATCAATTTGGAAAACTTAGTGTTAGAAAATCGAAAGGAAAGCTAATCAATCTTTCAAATTCAATTAAAAAAAAACCAATACAAGGTCACCTAGGGATTGGACATACTAGATGGGCTACTCATGGAAAGCCTAATGAGATCAATGCTCACCCTCATGTTGATTTTACAGGCCAAATTGCTGCAGTTCAAAACGGTATTATCGAAAATCATAGGGATTTGTCTAAAAGCCTTCAATCTAAGGGAATTAAATTTATCTCAGAAACCGATACGGAGATAATTCCACATTTAATTGGTTTAGAAATAGAAAATCTTTTAGAAAAAGGACAGGATGCTAATGGACAAACATTATTAAAAGCTGTTCAAAAGGTTCTCTGTTTACTAGAGGGTATTTATGCCATAGCAGTAATTTGGTCTAAGGCACCTGATGCTTTGGTAGTTGCTAGAAGACAAGCTCCATTAGTTCTTGGTTTTGGTGAAGGCGAGTTTTTTTGTGCTAGTGATACCCCTGCTTTAGTTGGATTTACGCGTACATTTTTGCCTTTAAAAGATCATGAAATAGCTCTATTAACTCCATTAGGAATTGAACTTTATGATGCTGATGGTATGAGACAACATAGAGCACCATCGCTTTTAAAGGGTACTGAACTTTTTGCGGATAAAAGAAATTTTCGTCATTTTATGCTTAAAGAAATTTATGAGCAGCCAGAAACAGCTCAATTATGGATAGATAGATATTTGCCTATGGACTTGTCATCGGAGAATTCATTTCCTTTGCCAATTGATAAATCTTTAGTAGAGAAGATAGAGCAAATCCAAATTCTTGCCTGTGGTACTAGTAGACATGCTGGGATGGTTGGAGCCTATTTGCTGGAACAGTTTGCAGGAGTTCCTACTAAAGTTTATTTCGCAAGTGAATTTCGTTATGCCCCCCCTCCAGTTTCTCCTAATACTTTGACAATAGGAATTAGTCAGTCAGGAGAAACAGCAGACACTTTAGCGGCATTGAGAATGGAAAAGGAAAGAAGAAATTCTTTTAAGGATGCTAATTTTTCTTTTCATCAATTGGGAATTACTAACAGACTTGATAGCTCATTAGCTCGTGAATTAGAGAATGTTATTGATATCGGATCAGGTATTGAAATAGGAGTTGCTGCAACAAAAACTTTTCTAGGCCAGATGCTTTCTTTTTATGGATTGACTCTTTTATTTGCGTCTAATAATCACAAAAGAAGTAGTCAAGAAATCCTAGCTCTTTCTAATGATTTGAGATTAGTACCTCAACAATTAACAGACCTCATCAAAAAACATGATGCTTTATCGAAGCAAATAGCACATTTATTTGCTGAAACAAAAGATGTAATTTTCTTAGGTCGAGGAATAAATTACCCAATTGCTCTTGAAGGTGCTCTCAAACTTAAGGAAATAAGTTATATCCATGCTCAAGGATATCCCGCTGGAGAGCTAAAGCATGGACCCATAGCACTGTTAGATCAACATGTACCAGTAATATCAATTGCTGTTCCAGGAGTGGTTTATGAAAAAGTTCTGAGTAACTCACAAGAGGCCAAGGCGAGAGATGCTCGTCTAATAGGAGTTGCGCCGTGTGGACCAGAATCAGAAATGTTTGATGAATTATTTTCTATTCCTAAAGTTAGTGAATGGGTGAGTCCTTTGTTAACCGTTGTACCTTTACAGTTATTTAGTTATCACATAGCTGCGCATAAAGGCCTTGATGTTGATCAGCCTAGAAATTTAGCTAAAAGTGTCACTGTTGAGTAG
- the psaC gene encoding photosystem I iron-sulfur center protein PsaC, with product MSHAVKIYDTCIGCTQCVRACPLDVLEMVPWDGCKASQIASSPRTEDCVGCKRCETACPTDFLSIRVYLGDETTRSMGLAY from the coding sequence TTGTCACACGCCGTCAAAATCTACGACACCTGTATTGGCTGCACCCAATGCGTAAGGGCTTGTCCTTTAGATGTTCTTGAAATGGTCCCCTGGGATGGCTGTAAGGCTTCTCAGATAGCTTCATCTCCAAGGACAGAAGATTGTGTTGGATGTAAACGTTGTGAAACGGCTTGCCCAACAGATTTCCTTAGTATCAGGGTTTATTTAGGAGATGAAACAACTAGAAGTATGGGTTTGGCATATTAA